Below is a genomic region from Prunus persica cultivar Lovell chromosome G3, Prunus_persica_NCBIv2, whole genome shotgun sequence.
TAGTTGTAGTGGCTCATGGTATTTCCATGCTCCATATCTGTTTTGCTTCTTTACTTTTGAGGATTGTTTTTATGATACTGTGTAATTAACTCTATAGCACAGAATGACAACGTCAACAGGAAGAACAACTAGGGTGATTGGGTGGTACCATTCGCATCCTCATATTACGGTTCTTCCTTCCCATGTTGGTGAGTGTTATGTAATTACCCCTGCTTTCTGTTATTATCATGTtcattcttcaatttcatgagGTCGGGCTATCATAAGTAGAGTTTAGTTATATAACTTATCAGATTACTTGGGATTGTTATACTCATGAACCTGGGAGTTCTTCTTTGGAAAATATTTACTTGGTAGAAACCTGGATACATTCATGGATCATCAATCACCTGTTATATGGTGTATATTTAGTTTGTAAGTCTCCAGGATTGATAAGTATGAGTCTGCACATACTGTGccagagggagaaaatgtagggCCTATAAAATGCTTTGATGGAAAGTTATGGTGGATTTCGGGGTTGTGGACTTTTGTCTTGTTTTAACCTGGATtacaaaacacaaataaatcGAATGTGAAGTTAGCAGCCAAAGTAGCCAATAATTCAAGCTGTGATCGTTTATCATGCCTTTGCattaaattttactttttgacATTTCTTATCAAATTAAAGACTGCCAAATCTTAGAAACCCATCCTTAACTTCCTCTCTGTTTTCCATCTCAGAGTCCCCAAACATGTATCCAAATAACTGTAAGACCAGacaaaaaaggaacaaaaaaagagtaaataaAGGAGGAGACTTTACAGTTAGCCAGAGAGATTAAAGGACACCCCTTGTACATTATGTAGCAAGCTAATGTTTCCAGTAAAGCAAtcaaggattttttttttgttgccacTTACATTTTCAACTGTTAGATGGTAAAGATCGAAAAGTTGAAGATGTGTGTCAAAATATGGTTTTATCTGTGGCCCATGAGCATGATTGATCTATATATCTGTGTCAGTATGTATCATGCTGTTACTCAACAGTAATCCATTGATATACTTGAagtattttattctttctaaCATTTGGACCTGATGATATTGTTATTTGTTAGACATGCTATCATAATCAGTTGCTCGAGTTGATATTACAGCTGTGTTCTACTTTGTGCAGACGTGCGGACTCAGGCAATGTATCAACTTCTAGATTCTGGGTTCATTGGGCTTATATTTTCCTGTTTTAGTGAAGATATAAACAAGGTTTGCATTATGCATGGTATTAGCATAGTAGTGGGGCTTCTTCTGCAGATATAAACGATTTTTCTTGTGACTATGTTCTTTAGTCATACTTGGTATTTTCAGGTCGGACGAATCCAAGTAATTGCTTTTCAGTCCTCAGATGGGAAGCAGCATCACATGTCAAGACCTATATCTTTATCTCCTGTAAATAAAAGTCCAGTTATAGAAGTTGAATCGTCTTTAAGTACCTCAGAAAATGAACCTGCAAGATCCTTTAGAGCAGAGTGTCCTGAACAAGACACAGCTGATTCAAGAACTTCTGGAACTATAAAGGTACTATATCCATTCTAATAAAACTgcaaaaaaagaggaaatagAAACTATGTTAATTGATCCTGGCAGCAGAGCCCTAATACCAGTTCGTTTTCTTGATACCTGATTACAAATCTGTGTCTTGCTACTTGTTTTACTGAGTAAATGTTTGACTATTGgtcatatatattgttttgatatcTTGATGTATTGTGAATGATAAAACTCATAAGTTTCTTTCCTTCCATGTAAGTTCAAAACTTAGCCTTTATGCAGATACCTAATGGCCTGTGCATCCATCTGGCCTTTAATTCATATTTCCACAGCAGTGATGTTTAAATGGcgaaatttcattttgatcaATATGCAATTGTCaatatatgttttaattataattgatGGACTGAGTGGGCTTGGTAATTATCTATATTAagcagtcccgatctcttggaaccacaggagttcaagagattgtggtcacccatcgttagatattaatccaatggttcaaaaaaatttcttaaaaggagtgcaagagtgagtgaaccgttgaatttacatccaacagtgagtgaccacaaatctcttggacccttgtagtccaagagatcaggactccTATATTAAGTGGGTTAAGCAAATATATGAACGGACATACACAATGTGCTCACCTACCTTTGACACTTATTTAAAATCATAGtatgatttttctttggtttaatATCACAAAATGTCCCTAAGGTTTATGAAACTATCAAATTGCATCCTTAATGTATTTTTGTGTCATTggtggtcctcaaggttagtatgtgtgatcacaaatggtccttgcCGTTAGGTTCTGTCAAAAACTCcgttagtttgctgacgtggcatATATATTGAGGTATTGAGGTTAATTGGAGTATGTAAAAAAAGATATTGAGGTTAATTGGAGTATTCGTAGGATAAATATTTATCAAAAGAGCAGCTAGGTAAAATGGCTGCCTCTTTAGTGTTTTTTGAGGGAGGGTATTACCCATACATAATAGTGAATTGCTGATAATTTTCCTTAGGTGGTGTTTCATTCAAACTTGTTTTGACTTGTGTGCATGTTGGCTAGTAGGATAATGGCAAAAATTACTTTAGATTGTCGACCCCATGAAGCATGTACATAAGAAATATTATCTGGAATGCATGTACAAACTATCATATAGCTTTGGAAGGATCTAGCTTGTTCCAGCTACTTTTTCCCAATATACTCAGTCATCATCTCAAATTTCATCATATGAGTCGTGGAAGCAGGCATATAGCCTACCAGATTATATGACCACCCTGGTAATGACAGTTtgtaaaaaagacaaaaagggaaaacaaaagaagaaacaagaaaaaggaaaaagaaaaagaaagcattGGTACTGAGTTTGTGTGCTTAGTAACTCAGTTGTTTCTTGCCCTGGTTGCTTTGTTAGTGCCTGAAGTCACAGGATGTGTCGTACTGAATAGGAGCTCAATTCTAGTAGTGACAGTTTCTTGTTGCATATTTGCTTGTCTAGAGGATACTGTTTTCATGCTGCTCGCTTTATGCTATGCGTAAATTATGGGTGATTTGCTTAGGGTGGGGGACGATCTTCAGACCTGGGGCTTTTGTTTGCTAATGCTGATGCAAATCatctagaaaaagaaagaattggaggaaaccaccACACTAACACTTCAGACATCATCATTGCCGATATAGATCACATGGATATGTCAGAGAGTATGCAAGAAGCAATGCACCGTTCGAATTTGGATATGAGGTATGTACTCTATCCACACAGTTTCTATTTCTATTTTCATTGTGTAAATTGTGGACTTGGTACATGTTATAAGTGTTAATAGCTTCGCTAATTAAAGAATAAATTCAAAACAGTTAGCATTTATGTCTGGCAGCAGAGTTAACAGCATTTCTGTAGCTGCCTATATTTCCTCGAaaagaaatgagaaaatgCCCATATTTCATTGGTTCATAAATCTGTGCCTTCTTGCAGTAAATTCGTTGCCTTTGTCTAAAAGCAAGACACTCGAGAAATGGCCtagtattttgatttttttgttggttccCTGGCAGAATAAtgtttttctcctttattTCTGATCCTTCCTTGATCCCTTATTGTTATTTATGGTTGATGTAAAGTTGTCTTCTACGTATTCAATTTACacatctctcttctctcactCATGTAAAATTCCTGGATGTTTTCATGCATCAAATTGCAGTTGAGATATGGTATACAAGTCTTGGGTgcatttatgttgtttttataaGAAGGCATTGAGCGTGATTCAATAAAGCACCGAGAACTTTCTTGTTTATGTGGAGCTGTGGGCTTGTTTGTTAAAACATAAATGTTGTTAGTTTGAGTAAAATTTTTTGCGTTTGCTGGATGAGTCATTTAGGTCTATATCACTGTATTTTCTTGTacatttatttgattttaagaTCTATATTTTCAATCCCACACAAAAGAGTAaagtaaaattataaaaacatCCACAGTTATCCATTAATGAATGAATAAACAACGTCCAATTCCATTCTGGATTCACAAAAcacaattttgaatttctaaTCCTAAATGtacttttttatcttttttctcgTAGTGGTGCCGAGTATGTCAGGAAAGAAGTTCCTCTCCATGTTTTACCGACCTCATCTCTTATTAAACTCGATTCACCATTATTATCATTTACGGAATTGCAACGAGTACTGTATGAAGAGGAGCGAGCGGCATATAACCAAGCTATCTCACAAAATATGAGGTGATCCAATGATATTTGATCACTTCATATTGATCAACTCATTGTTGATTCTCTCtaattggttttggttttggttttgcttAGGGATGGGAAAGTGCATCCACTTACTTACATACATCACACATCAATGTACCAGGCTTCCATGTGCAAATTAATTGAATATTGGTGAGTTATTTGCCCACCTCCCTGTTAGTTCTTTATGCCTGgccttttggtttttaatgttttactgactttcttccaatttttaaattttatgcaGTTTAAGTCCTGCCATAAATGCACTGCAGTGTCGGTTAAGAGAGAATGAAATTCGGGTATATACCATGCCATTTGTAGATAGTAAGGATGGTTTGTTGATCTCAAAAGATTTTCAAGTTTGATGGAATTTTAATGGAATTAGATTGATTTAAAGTTCAATGTTGAGGTTGAgccattttaaaatttcaacctggACATACTTCTTCTACATCCTAGGTCTTCCCGTTCCATCATTTGGCTTTGGTCCTTGGCCATGCACAAGTGATTCTGATGGAGGCCCcaaatttcctttcttttagTTCCTAGTTTGTAACATTTTAAGAGATTATCTTTCTCATGCTAACTATATTAATGGATGGCATTTTCTGAAACAGTTAGCAATGCTCACTGAAGAAGTGAAGAATTTGGAGACCGAGACACATAGAGCAAGCGAGCAAAGTTCAGGATCTCCTCGTCAAGTTTCATCGCCTCGTCAAATTTTGTCGCCTCGTCAAGTTGCGTCGCCTATACCCCGAGGAAGTACTCCGTTGGGTCACAGGGACTTGTTTAGTCCAAGTGAATCAATCAGTGCAAGAAGTCTAGCTGGTTCTGGTAGTCGAAGCCGAAAAGGATCATAATGCATTCTCAAAGCAATCCTCGGTGGTGTGCACGTTGTAGATTAGCTTGAGCTGCTGTGTTGGTTTACATAAACTAGTTTTGCTAAAATGGTTTGTGCCTTGTATGAAGTGtgttttgaaatttgcatCTGGTGTAGGCGCAACCTGTATGGTGTATGCAGGTATAATGAGAAGTTAAATGGAATTCAATTGTGGTTTTATATATGGCATTTGGGATTTGAACAAATTTGTAAAGAGTGCACCTTTTGAAGGTCCACGGGATTCTCTCCATTGCCTTTCTTATGTTCGTTCGTGTATACCTTTTGTTCTTCGGGTATGCAAGtgaccatgaaattgaacGTATTGCCTGGCCACAAGTTTACGTTTATTACGTTTACGTTTAGTCATACAAATCGACTATACAGATCGTTGTACGCATAAAAGCAAGTAATATATTATTGATTAGCCAATAGAATCACGGTTCTGAAGCAATCTAATTCGGGTAGGTCTTTAGACTCAAGTGTTCAAACTACGCAATACGCTGAACGCAATGGCCCTAAACTTGATAACATGACCAAAGAAGTATATATCCGAATCCAAGCGCAATGTTGTAATAGTGAGAAGAAAATCACTCTTAAAACAACAAGAGCGCTGTTATTTCCACtcatatgttttattttcctacccactttattttcaaaattttaaaaataaatttatcccTTTACAAAATGACTTTtaagaataaatttaaaactctCTATTTATTAATATAAGCTTGACACATCATTAAAATTCAATCTAagggtttaaaaaaaaggatacaTTGCCACTTTTACTTggggaaaataaaacaaaaggaaccTAATGTCCGGCTTCTTTCTTCAGAAAGGATGAACAGAACCCACCCAAACTCTGAAACTCAAATATCCATTTTTACTGTCTAGTTTCATGCCATATTGAATCtaatctcttttcttttccttccggACTAGAATTTAGAATCTTTAGTTTTTTCTACTTGGctaatttgttttcaaatcaGACCTAATATACTTCCTTTTTCCAAAAACAATAGAACCTTCAACCATATCTAGGCGTCAGAactcaaaagacaaaaaggaaTTCCTGATTGAgagaaataattgaaaatgagataaaattaatagtttattttgaatatcagagagagagagagagagagagagagagagagaaggaaaggaaCCATTCATGATCATGGGAATCAAAATACAATGGGTACAATGGGTtctatttgggttttgaggtttatattttataaggaAGAGAGGTTGGAGGGAGAGACTTAAGCGGGGATGGGCTAATTGaagaattttttaattgtaatggaaaatatgaaaatacaattaatggtttaaataaaataaaataactaatGATTAGCAAAGATAATTTACtagaattaataattaaagggtattttaggaataatggtgTGTGAAAAGATAAGTACGTGTTCTTTCAAATATACACGGTGAGTGGGAAGATAAAAcgtgtgaaaaaaataagataagAGGGTGAAAATAGAAACACTCAACAACAATTACAAAACCCTATTTCAACCATCAAAGCCACACAACAAATTTGCTTGGTTTAACTTACAATTTATATAGAAGGTATTTGGGTTTATTAGGGTAATATTTAGGATGATTTATAGCTTACAATTTGGAATAATTATGACTTGgaataaaaaggattttgGTCAAACTTGTAAGATATTATGAGCATTTGCTATGTATATAAGAAGATAACAAAACGACAAGGAATTTTTAAGTAAAGTGATTAATAGCATTTACTctgtatataaaaaagataGCAGAATGACAAGGGGCAtgtattgaaaaaaagaagatagcAAAAGGACAAAGTGGGAGTAATTAACCTTATCTCCTTTTATTAgggtttggttttttcaaaGAGGAAAAGGAATTCAACAAATTCAGCCTGAGGAATTAATATTATTGACGAGAGGAGgacacacaaaaaagaaagggaccAAGAAAATATAAGTTAGTCGTAGTCATTCATGCATGGAAACGATTCCCGAGGAGAGAGAATCGAATCATCAGCTGCCCACTTCTCTTTGCTTCTTTACAGTTTGCCTCTCTTCCCCTTTACCCTTCTCCAAGAGAATGGAGGCCAGATCTCTCCTTATGTGCAGTTcttttttgagagagagagagagagagagagagaaatattggaatagcagcagcagcaaagaaaagaaaaaggaaaaaaaagaaagatggtCAAAATGAACAACACCTCGAAGACTTGTTATTCCATCATCAGCTTCAACTTCCTTTATTGAAACTCAccattttgcttctttttctgtttttggttttatcaTTTTTCTCCCTTTTGAGTTTCTCTCTTCAAGATACTATTCCCATCAAtacaatcaaagaaaaaggaaaagaaacacCAAAATTCCGTCAGGCAATAATCCCTAATAATATATGAGTCTAACATATATACGTTATCGTCAATAATTATCTACGCGCACGTAAATGACTGTAGTTGGTATTTTCTTTGAGGATACATATACCAGCTACGAGAATTTCTATTTTggtaataaaaatttcaattacaatgATAATTCTATGCTCTTTTTAATGTTCCAATGGGTGGTCTTGCCGCATTTAGAAAGTTGGGTATTGTTTAACTCCACTTGAGCTGTCTGTAATTATGAAACGTAATAGGAATAAAGGAATATTCAAAATTGTAAAGCAAGAGCAATTTTTCCAATAAATTGACTGTCAATCTGCTGATTCTCTCAAAGTAAAATTGACAGAGACTAGACCCCCCTTGGGCCTTTGATGGATACAATTAAGATAACAAGTGGCCCTGCTAAGAGCTTTATGTTTAGGGAATATCTATTTCATGGAAGGAGATGCTGATTAGAATTCCACATTGTCCAATTACATTCAGCCATCtgtgggtttttatttttattttttctttttctagggGGCTGTTAGTttgttacatatatatatatatatatatatagatttttgtaaaaatattacCTGAACTTATAccttagtttcaatttgtcaccttaaagaaaaatttaagagaaatgttaccttaatttttcaaaatccataatttATCATCTCACTTTAACACCGTTTAATTttccatttatttttaaggatattttaaaaatagaaaaaatcatTCTTACCAACCCCGCCCACCTTGAAATCCATTCTCCCTTCCCTCTTCACAACCCCTTTCACTTCTATCTACAATGAAACACTTACCCTCCACACACAAATTCCCTCAGCCCACCCAAATAGAGtccacctttttcttcttcttttttctttttggtattttttcatttccatgctcggagagagagacagagagagagagagagagagagagagagagagagagaagaaggggAGGCGGGGTCCAGTGCGATGTGTTTTGGGAGCAGGTGCGGTTGAGGTGGGGgagaaagggaaagagaggtctatttttttatatttcttttcttgaaaataGAAAGACTAAAATCTCCTTAAAAATGGATGATATTAAAGTCAGATGACAAATAATgagttttgaaaaattataatgaCATTTCTCCTAAATTTTTCCTTAAAatgacaaattaaaattaaaatataaattcaagtCACATTCCTACAAAAATTCCAAACATATATAGGTTGTGGCAGCTCAATTTGAGATACCATATTAATGAAGTAAAAGGGGTCCCAATTAATGCCATGGTCAAAGGGCCTTTCTAGGTTCATGGTTTGCTTGATTGGTAGATTTGTAGTGAAATTAGGCTACAGAatctgtattttctttttgtgggtCTTGAATTGTTGGGCTAGCGTGCTAGACCTGCAAGGCTGAATCAGATTTTTCCCTTTGGTCAACCTAATCACTTCAATTAATCTTAAAGATGGCGGGCTAGCTGACTAGCCATCATATTGGTTGTGTGAAAACTTATGACTTTTAGTTTCAGGTTACATTTTCACTATGATCTGCTATTCTTTTGCCTTTGGATATTGGAAGTAACTTGTCCTACAATAACAATCtagatttcttcattttcactCTCACATATAGATTTGCAGCTGCTCATCGCATGTTCTTACTCCAAATAATTGCCAAACCTTTTTATTAGTTGAATTAATTACGATTTATAACCATAATGATCCTTAAATTTATCCTCGAGATTCATTTTGGTCTTTCAACTCTGGCATGTGTTTTTATTTGGTCATTTTGTAACATTTTTCGTTGGTTTTAGAGAATAATTATACCATAACTGACGATTTTACCCCTTAAATAGACATAAAAATTGATAAATGACTAAATTGGAATACGTGTTAGAGTTAAAACAAAACATCTAAATTGCATAATACATTTCACTTTTCAAAGATTTTACAAGTTAAAACAATGcttgtatatacttcaattatatatctctctGAAAAAACCTCACTTTCGTGAGAGATGTGATTAGTAATGAAATAAGTTACAAACTAATCTTAAGAAAGAAGCAAATGTGAAAGTGGGTTACCAGCATGAATAGTAGTATATTGTACTAGTGCGTACATGCATGCATTATTTCTcacgttaaaaaaaaaaaaaaaaaaacaaccctAAATTGAAAGAGGGCCAGTAAACAAAGTA
It encodes:
- the LOC18782826 gene encoding uncharacterized protein LOC18782826 isoform X1; its protein translation is MSLTGVKMSEDVWLTCLTHALSTETEEIMGLLLGDIENSVNGGVTALIWGASPQTRSDRRKDRVETNPEQLAAASAQAERMTTSTGRTTRVIGWYHSHPHITVLPSHVDVRTQAMYQLLDSGFIGLIFSCFSEDINKVGRIQVIAFQSSDGKQHHMSRPISLSPVNKSPVIEVESSLSTSENEPARSFRAECPEQDTADSRTSGTIKGGGRSSDLGLLFANADANHLEKERIGGNHHTNTSDIIIADIDHMDMSESMQEAMHRSNLDMSGAEYVRKEVPLHVLPTSSLIKLDSPLLSFTELQRVLYEEERAAYNQAISQNMRDGKVHPLTYIHHTSMYQASMCKLIEYCLSPAINALQCRLRENEIRLAMLTEEVKNLETETHRASEQSSGSPRQVSSPRQILSPRQVASPIPRGSTPLGHRDLFSPSESISARSLAGSGSRSRKGS
- the LOC18782826 gene encoding uncharacterized protein LOC18782826 isoform X2, which gives rise to MTTSTGRTTRVIGWYHSHPHITVLPSHVDVRTQAMYQLLDSGFIGLIFSCFSEDINKVGRIQVIAFQSSDGKQHHMSRPISLSPVNKSPVIEVESSLSTSENEPARSFRAECPEQDTADSRTSGTIKGGGRSSDLGLLFANADANHLEKERIGGNHHTNTSDIIIADIDHMDMSESMQEAMHRSNLDMSGAEYVRKEVPLHVLPTSSLIKLDSPLLSFTELQRVLYEEERAAYNQAISQNMRDGKVHPLTYIHHTSMYQASMCKLIEYCLSPAINALQCRLRENEIRLAMLTEEVKNLETETHRASEQSSGSPRQVSSPRQILSPRQVASPIPRGSTPLGHRDLFSPSESISARSLAGSGSRSRKGS